A genomic segment from Trueperaceae bacterium encodes:
- a CDS encoding phosphoadenylyl-sulfate reductase, translating to MSYLTKGSTGQEVPQWGERTHPQAVIAWALARYGRHGLTMTSGFNLNGIVLIDLAVDAGYSGEVVFGDTGYHFPETLATRDRVAARYPDLQFVTLQANRPDDRMFATDPDQCCRLRKVNPVIEYMDRKKPTALLSGRSRDQSNTRASLDFIETGPDRDSINPLIHWDRAALESYAKVRELPLNPLYDQGFLSIGCAPCTRAVRSGEHPRTGRWPGMKKTECGLWQSKT from the coding sequence ATGTCTTATTTGACGAAAGGCTCCACAGGCCAGGAAGTTCCGCAATGGGGGGAACGAACCCACCCGCAGGCTGTTATTGCATGGGCATTAGCTCGGTATGGCCGGCATGGCCTCACGATGACTAGTGGGTTTAACCTAAATGGAATTGTTTTGATAGACCTCGCTGTCGATGCGGGTTACTCGGGTGAAGTAGTTTTTGGGGATACCGGCTACCATTTTCCTGAGACCCTTGCTACACGTGATAGGGTTGCGGCGCGTTACCCGGATCTTCAATTCGTGACACTACAAGCAAACCGGCCCGATGACCGAATGTTTGCGACTGATCCAGACCAATGTTGCCGTCTTAGGAAAGTAAATCCAGTAATAGAGTACATGGATCGTAAGAAGCCCACGGCCCTTTTGAGTGGTAGAAGTCGAGACCAAAGCAACACTAGAGCTTCGCTTGATTTTATTGAAACTGGTCCTGATAGAGATTCTATAAATCCATTAATTCATTGGGACCGTGCGGCACTCGAGTCGTATGCCAAGGTTCGCGAACTCCCGTTGAACCCGCTTTACGATCAAGGATTCTTAAGCATAGGCTGTGCTCCCTGCACTCGGGCTGTAAGGTCAGGAGAGCATCCGCGGACGGGACGATGGCCTGGGATGAAGAAGACTGAATGTGGCCTTTGGCAAAGTAAGACATAA
- a CDS encoding nucleoside hydrolase: MTKEKIILDTDIGTDIDDALALAYLLSHPRCELVGITTVTGQADVRAKLASAICHVAGMDDIPIFPGAEDCILIEQREKYVPQATVLSQWNHGHNFPKHEAITFMRQMIRENPGEITLLGIAPMGNIARLFLLDPEIPSLLKGLYLMGGKFSQWEFRPWINYAETKEQNQSAFEPPYPKIIVDGGTLEMNAVIDPFATGIVYQQKVTVHRSVGIDMTQRVKLTTRELRERSGNHEILRPVLDMAEVNFGERSTIIFHDPLAAVCIFNADICGFTRGNVEVELESNRLRGHTSFDEDPEGQHEVASSVSPERFFEEYFSTFN; encoded by the coding sequence TTGACTAAGGAAAAGATTATCCTAGATACGGACATCGGTACTGACATAGATGATGCGCTGGCTTTGGCCTACTTGCTGAGTCATCCCCGTTGCGAACTTGTGGGAATAACTACGGTGACAGGTCAAGCTGATGTCAGAGCAAAACTAGCAAGCGCTATATGTCATGTTGCGGGTATGGATGACATCCCCATTTTTCCCGGTGCTGAAGATTGCATTCTGATCGAGCAACGCGAAAAATATGTGCCACAAGCGACAGTCTTATCGCAGTGGAATCATGGCCACAACTTTCCCAAGCACGAAGCGATTACATTCATGAGGCAAATGATTCGGGAGAACCCAGGCGAAATCACCCTTTTGGGCATTGCTCCAATGGGCAACATCGCTCGACTATTCTTGCTTGACCCAGAAATCCCGTCGCTCTTGAAGGGACTCTATCTCATGGGTGGCAAATTCTCTCAATGGGAGTTTCGGCCATGGATTAACTATGCAGAGACAAAAGAGCAAAACCAGTCCGCATTTGAACCTCCATATCCCAAGATAATCGTCGACGGGGGTACCCTTGAGATGAATGCCGTCATCGACCCCTTCGCAACGGGAATTGTGTATCAGCAAAAGGTCACCGTTCATCGCTCAGTCGGCATTGATATGACCCAACGCGTTAAACTCACAACACGCGAACTAAGAGAACGCAGTGGAAATCACGAAATCCTCCGGCCGGTTTTAGACATGGCCGAGGTCAATTTCGGAGAACGCAGCACCATTATTTTTCATGACCCTCTGGCAGCGGTTTGCATTTTCAATGCGGATATTTGTGGATTCACACGTGGCAATGTAGAAGTAGAATTAGAAAGCAATAGACTGAGGGGACATACTTCTTTTGACGAAGATCCGGAAGGGCAACATGAGGTAGCATCCAGCGTAAGCCCCGAACGGTTTTTCGAGGAATACTTCTCCACATTTAACTAA
- a CDS encoding 50S ribosomal protein L19, which produces MRYNKGAILRSIEQPSLRSDVPQFDSGDTVRVDYKVVEGSRSRIQAFEGIVIAKKNGKGARATVTIRKVSFGEGVERVFPLHSPLIDKISIIRRGRTRRSKLYYLRELRGKKARLRTDVGRQEADRAAIRVSRSGDSVAEKPVAAEPEDVNSEAGEALAEE; this is translated from the coding sequence ATGAGGTACAACAAAGGCGCTATTTTGCGCTCAATTGAACAACCTTCGTTGCGTTCAGATGTTCCACAATTTGATTCCGGTGATACTGTTCGTGTGGACTATAAGGTTGTTGAGGGTTCACGCAGCCGAATTCAGGCTTTTGAAGGTATAGTAATTGCGAAAAAGAATGGTAAAGGTGCACGTGCCACCGTCACCATCCGAAAGGTGTCTTTCGGCGAGGGGGTAGAACGAGTTTTTCCTTTACATTCCCCCCTTATTGACAAGATTTCGATCATCCGTCGTGGCCGTACTCGTCGTTCAAAACTCTATTATCTTCGGGAATTACGGGGTAAGAAGGCTCGGCTTCGTACCGATGTTGGCCGTCAAGAAGCGGATCGCGCTGCCATTCGAGTCTCGCGCAGTGGAGATTCAGTCGCTGAAAAACCTGTTGCGGCTGAACCAGAAGATGTTAATTCTGAAGCTGGTGAAGCGTTAGCGGAAGAATAA
- a CDS encoding sulfite reductase: MTTWKDVLKDRMPLDWSEEIDLFEGQMELRRQDRFDEKVFAETRLRRGAYGQRYDNGHRHDGSLTRQLEFSEAPTKGPETEWHAPGMQRIKVPFGGLNPEQLDVLAELAEEYSDEILHVTTRQDIQLHFVHIEDTPDLMRRLASVGITTREACGNSVRNVTACPLAGVCHSETFDTTPYANALFEFLLGHDDVQDFGRKFKPAFSGCEHEACGLVKMHDIGYLAQIREVEGKPKRGFRFYVGGGLGTVTHNAKILADFVPEEEFLPLTQAICRVFARLGEKKNRNRARIKFLVAKLGIEEFCRLVEEERKALPHDPSWTNYLSNLNAFDESPNRSPSDLAEGPHPDGFKSWFATNVYRQRQDGYAVVTINLPLGDLTSEQAWQLADVARNYTPDAMRTTVEQNIVLRWVPEGDLVSLYQELSEIGLATPGAGTIVDITSCPGTDTCKLGIAASRGLAAELRTRLATQNASLDQAVKDLRIKISGCFNSCGQHHVADIGFFGNSRRRQGRLVPHFQVVLGGKWKENAGAYGLAVGAIPSRAVPSALDSITNRYAVERNVDESFQDWVTRLGKVEVKAMLEPFTEVPTFEEDPEYFRDWGDPREFTLGDLGVGECAGEVVSLFAITIAQAEGTAFDALIALDEGQFVEADDKAYKAMIQAAKALVLAQNLDVGDEPDNVVSEFRDRFYDTELFFDRYAKGKFAQYLFRRHENQDETNSDSAKRLVEEANLFIEAAHACEARIAEVATPRLQL, from the coding sequence ATGACGACATGGAAAGATGTACTTAAGGATCGTATGCCTTTAGATTGGTCCGAAGAGATAGATCTCTTTGAGGGGCAAATGGAACTTCGGCGTCAGGATCGTTTTGACGAGAAGGTATTTGCTGAAACCCGATTACGTAGAGGGGCTTACGGCCAGCGCTATGATAACGGTCATCGTCATGATGGATCTCTGACACGGCAACTTGAATTTTCCGAAGCTCCCACTAAAGGCCCTGAGACTGAATGGCATGCACCGGGAATGCAACGTATTAAGGTGCCGTTCGGCGGACTAAACCCTGAACAGCTTGATGTTTTGGCGGAGTTAGCAGAAGAATATTCTGACGAGATTTTACACGTTACTACCCGCCAGGACATACAACTTCACTTTGTTCATATTGAGGACACCCCGGATTTAATGCGGCGACTTGCCAGTGTTGGCATAACGACGCGTGAAGCTTGTGGTAATTCAGTTCGTAATGTCACGGCATGTCCTCTAGCCGGTGTTTGTCACTCTGAGACTTTTGACACCACACCTTACGCTAATGCCTTGTTTGAGTTTCTATTGGGTCACGACGATGTTCAGGATTTCGGCCGTAAATTCAAGCCTGCCTTCTCTGGTTGTGAGCACGAGGCTTGTGGTTTAGTCAAGATGCATGACATTGGTTACTTGGCACAGATTCGTGAGGTTGAGGGAAAACCTAAACGGGGGTTTAGGTTTTACGTAGGGGGTGGGCTTGGTACCGTTACGCATAACGCTAAAATCCTTGCTGATTTTGTTCCTGAAGAGGAGTTTCTACCTTTAACCCAGGCTATATGCCGGGTATTTGCTCGTCTTGGTGAGAAAAAGAATCGTAATCGGGCGCGGATAAAATTTTTAGTGGCTAAACTCGGGATTGAGGAATTTTGCCGACTCGTTGAGGAGGAGCGAAAAGCCCTCCCTCATGACCCGTCTTGGACTAATTACCTCAGTAATTTAAACGCTTTTGATGAGAGCCCTAACAGAAGCCCTAGTGATCTGGCTGAAGGTCCACATCCGGACGGTTTTAAGTCGTGGTTCGCGACAAACGTTTACCGTCAGCGCCAGGATGGCTACGCAGTAGTGACAATCAACCTTCCGCTTGGAGATTTAACTTCGGAGCAGGCCTGGCAGCTTGCAGATGTCGCCCGTAACTACACCCCTGATGCAATGCGGACCACGGTGGAGCAAAATATTGTTCTTCGATGGGTGCCTGAAGGAGACTTGGTGTCCCTATACCAGGAGTTAAGTGAGATTGGCTTGGCAACTCCTGGGGCCGGAACTATAGTTGACATAACATCCTGTCCTGGTACTGATACTTGCAAGTTAGGTATCGCTGCTTCTAGAGGACTCGCAGCTGAGCTTCGTACTCGTCTTGCTACTCAAAACGCTAGCTTAGATCAAGCGGTCAAGGACTTGAGAATTAAGATCAGTGGTTGTTTCAACTCTTGTGGTCAACATCACGTAGCTGATATTGGTTTCTTTGGGAACAGCCGCCGTCGGCAGGGTCGTCTAGTTCCCCATTTCCAGGTTGTACTTGGTGGAAAGTGGAAGGAGAATGCAGGAGCTTACGGATTGGCCGTCGGTGCGATTCCGTCAAGGGCGGTTCCGAGTGCTCTTGACAGTATTACTAATCGCTACGCAGTAGAAAGAAATGTTGACGAGTCATTCCAGGACTGGGTGACCCGGCTGGGTAAAGTTGAAGTTAAGGCCATGCTAGAACCGTTCACTGAGGTACCAACGTTCGAGGAGGACCCTGAGTATTTCAGAGATTGGGGCGATCCACGGGAGTTTACTTTAGGAGACCTTGGGGTAGGAGAGTGTGCCGGAGAAGTAGTCTCGCTTTTCGCCATTACTATTGCTCAAGCTGAAGGTACTGCTTTTGATGCACTAATTGCTCTAGACGAAGGCCAATTTGTAGAGGCCGATGATAAAGCCTACAAGGCAATGATTCAAGCTGCGAAAGCTCTGGTGCTTGCTCAGAACCTCGATGTGGGAGATGAGCCAGATAATGTAGTTTCCGAATTTCGAGATCGCTTCTATGATACTGAGCTGTTTTTTGATAGATACGCAAAGGGTAAGTTCGCCCAGTACTTGTTCCGGCGACATGAAAATCAAGACGAGACCAATTCAGACTCCGCCAAACGGCTGGTTGAGGAAGCTAACCTTTTTATAGAGGCAGCTCATGCTTGTGAAGCTCGCATCGCTGAGGTGGCCACACCCAGGTTGCAATTGTGA
- the cobA gene encoding uroporphyrinogen-III C-methyltransferase — MGLVSLVGAGPGDPELITMKGLRRLHEADLVAYDRLVNPILLRECNPKAKLIYVGKHDPNRPNQSQEGINQLLIDAARTGKNVVRLKGGDPFIFGRGGEEASALCKAGIPFEVVPGISSAVAVPAYAGIPLTHRDFSSSIAIVTGHEAENTQGAQRNVDWSALATATDTLVVLMGVKKLEFIITQLIQHGRSVQEPAALISWGTTSEQRTVVATLETIALEARKAELANPATLVIGQVVSLHPTLDWFIHDKRMSIIGATRATTP, encoded by the coding sequence ATGGGTCTTGTCTCTCTTGTGGGCGCGGGACCCGGAGATCCTGAGCTAATAACCATGAAAGGGCTTCGGCGACTACATGAAGCAGATCTCGTTGCTTACGACCGACTAGTAAATCCTATTCTGTTGCGAGAGTGTAATCCAAAGGCAAAACTGATTTATGTTGGTAAACACGACCCAAATCGACCAAACCAATCACAAGAAGGAATTAACCAGTTGCTGATTGACGCTGCTCGAACCGGCAAGAACGTTGTTCGCCTGAAGGGTGGCGACCCATTCATATTTGGCCGTGGTGGCGAAGAGGCTTCAGCTCTCTGTAAAGCTGGAATCCCTTTCGAAGTGGTTCCAGGAATAAGTTCAGCTGTGGCTGTCCCAGCCTATGCAGGCATACCCTTGACCCATCGTGACTTCTCTTCTTCGATAGCCATCGTCACAGGACACGAGGCAGAAAATACCCAAGGGGCACAACGGAATGTTGACTGGTCAGCTCTCGCAACAGCTACAGACACCCTGGTGGTCCTGATGGGAGTGAAAAAACTAGAATTCATTATTACTCAACTTATCCAGCATGGCCGATCTGTGCAAGAACCAGCTGCCCTAATCAGTTGGGGGACAACGAGTGAACAGAGGACTGTGGTCGCGACGCTAGAAACCATAGCTTTAGAAGCCCGTAAGGCAGAATTAGCTAACCCTGCAACCCTAGTAATAGGCCAGGTGGTATCCCTGCACCCAACTCTCGACTGGTTCATTCACGATAAGCGGATGTCCATTATTGGGGCAACCAGGGCAACGACACCTTAA